A single region of the Williamwhitmania sp. genome encodes:
- a CDS encoding cold shock domain-containing protein, producing MKNGKVKFFNESKGFGFIKDNETEKEYFVHATGLIDRIKEGDDVTFELQEGKKGLNAVNVKLA from the coding sequence ATGAAAAACGGAAAAGTAAAATTCTTTAATGAGTCTAAAGGTTTTGGATTTATTAAGGACAATGAGACAGAAAAAGAGTATTTTGTTCACGCCACAGGTCTTATCGACCGTATCAAAGAAGGTGACGATGTAACATTCGAACTTCAAGAGGGCAAAAAAGGGTTGAATGCGGTAAATGTGAAACTAGCATAA